The following are from one region of the Phycisphaerae bacterium genome:
- a CDS encoding alcohol dehydrogenase catalytic domain-containing protein, producing the protein MKTQNSAYLPPTQHAVQLIGKDKLVFNKRKEVFTPGRGQILCRVEAVGLCFSDLKLLKQFSSHVRKSKIISGIDSAVLREIPSYVPNEAPAVPGHETVVRIAAVGPGVKNFKCGQRYLVQTDYRWLRTAGSNAAFGYNFEGALQEYVLMDQRIITSPKGESMLLPVSEELSASAIALVEPWACVEDAYAAPERRKLKSDGRMLVVAGVGVAEDIFTGLFNHYGRPAQITWLSKFPAQAGLNVIKTNAKKISQLPDTAYDDVIYFGSEPEAVEALFAKVAPYGLFNIVLCGGSLRRDIVTMVGRVHYSNIRIIGTTGSDPAESMKHIPAAAEIRPDDKINCIGAGGPMGTMHVIRNICQQVKDVSVFAADTDEDRLAALSEIVAPLAEKNNVTYKPYNPAKVKVEDAFDYTVLMAPLPELLADSVKNAAKGGIINIFAGLPATVTAKINLDVYIEKQLYFVGTSGSVLEDMKRMLAKAESGRLDTNVSVGAVCGLDGAIDGIRAVENRSITGKIIVYPACKGLALTPLAKLKEKMPQVAECLNNGLWTKQAEEKLLESFTV; encoded by the coding sequence ATGAAAACACAAAACTCAGCCTATCTGCCGCCGACACAGCACGCCGTGCAACTAATTGGTAAAGACAAACTGGTCTTTAATAAACGCAAAGAGGTTTTCACACCCGGCAGAGGCCAGATTCTTTGCAGGGTTGAGGCGGTCGGCCTGTGTTTTTCCGACCTTAAATTGCTCAAGCAATTTTCCTCGCACGTCCGCAAGAGCAAAATAATCTCCGGCATTGATTCCGCCGTACTTAGAGAAATTCCCAGTTATGTCCCCAATGAGGCGCCCGCTGTGCCGGGTCACGAAACAGTGGTGAGAATAGCAGCAGTTGGTCCGGGCGTGAAAAATTTTAAATGCGGTCAGCGATATCTGGTTCAGACCGATTACCGCTGGCTGCGCACCGCCGGCTCAAACGCCGCCTTCGGCTACAACTTCGAAGGCGCTCTCCAGGAATATGTGCTGATGGACCAGAGAATTATCACTTCCCCAAAGGGCGAATCGATGTTACTACCGGTTTCAGAAGAGCTTTCCGCCTCAGCGATAGCTTTGGTGGAGCCATGGGCCTGTGTCGAAGACGCCTACGCCGCCCCGGAACGGCGAAAATTAAAATCGGACGGCCGGATGCTGGTTGTTGCCGGCGTCGGCGTTGCTGAAGATATTTTTACCGGCTTGTTTAATCACTATGGACGTCCGGCGCAAATAACCTGGCTCTCGAAGTTCCCGGCGCAGGCGGGGCTGAATGTTATAAAAACCAACGCAAAAAAAATATCGCAGCTTCCCGATACCGCCTATGATGATGTAATTTATTTCGGGTCTGAGCCGGAAGCAGTCGAAGCTTTATTTGCAAAAGTCGCTCCTTATGGCCTTTTCAATATTGTTCTTTGCGGCGGCAGCCTTCGCAGAGACATTGTCACTATGGTCGGCCGAGTCCATTACAGTAACATTCGAATAATCGGCACCACCGGCTCGGACCCCGCTGAATCTATGAAGCATATCCCGGCCGCCGCCGAAATCCGCCCGGACGACAAAATCAATTGTATCGGTGCAGGCGGGCCTATGGGAACAATGCACGTCATTCGAAATATCTGTCAGCAAGTCAAAGACGTTAGCGTTTTTGCCGCCGATACAGATGAAGACAGGCTGGCCGCCCTTTCTGAAATAGTTGCGCCTCTTGCCGAAAAGAACAACGTCACGTATAAACCTTACAATCCGGCAAAGGTCAAAGTCGAAGATGCTTTTGATTATACAGTATTGATGGCGCCTCTCCCCGAACTGCTGGCCGATTCGGTTAAAAACGCCGCTAAGGGGGGCATTATAAACATATTCGCAGGTCTGCCTGCGACGGTTACTGCAAAAATCAATCTCGACGTTTACATAGAAAAGCAATTGTATTTTGTCGGCACCAGCGGCTCCGTTCTCGAAGATATGAAACGAATGCTGGCCAAAGCCGAATCCGGCCGGCTCGACACCAATGTCTCCGTCGGAGCTGTTTGCGGACTCGATGGCGCGATTGATGGAATTCGAGCGGTTGAAAACAGGTCGATAACTGGTAAAATTATCGTATACCCGGCCTGCAAAGGTTTAGCTCTTACGCCGCTGGCAAAGTTAAAAGAAAAAATGCCGCAGGTCGCTGAGTGTCTCAATAATGGATTGTGGACAAAGCAGGCAGAAGAAAAATTGCTGGAAAGTTTCACGGTTTGA
- a CDS encoding class II aldolase/adducin family protein produces the protein MTSINKALADLISISNITGKDSALIQGGGGNTSVKTADGRFMYIKASGTDLKDMNKHAGWCKLRPAPVLAIIKDKSIAKLGIQARETKIVKRLLLACDGKASAGSRPSVEAHLHAMLGKCVIHLHPVAVLSFACAKNGRAELEKLFKNEKFPPLWVPYAHPGFTLANKFAKLNADYQNRFGVKPSVLFLQKHGLIISADSPNAALRLLRRVINRCAGKLKYPKATRTKPPNQQIIAEIKSCIHDALYNATGCCAAISYFYDDEIAAFWHKKNARKRLSPPALTPDELLYANGPAMWIEDCNPKRIARRLNRLIKKGKNPPAAFLVKGAGLFVAAIDKIAPAVRDIVKNSFVIRTNASRFGGILALNKPEQDFINRWEADAFRKKLANDASPVV, from the coding sequence TTGACTTCGATAAATAAAGCATTAGCGGATTTGATAAGTATATCAAACATCACTGGCAAAGATTCTGCCCTTATTCAGGGCGGAGGCGGCAACACGTCCGTAAAAACGGCGGACGGCAGGTTCATGTATATCAAGGCCAGCGGTACTGATTTGAAGGATATGAATAAACACGCCGGCTGGTGCAAGCTGCGGCCGGCTCCGGTCCTCGCTATTATAAAGGATAAATCAATAGCCAAACTCGGCATCCAGGCAAGGGAAACTAAAATCGTCAAACGCCTGCTGCTCGCCTGCGACGGCAAGGCCTCCGCCGGCTCCCGTCCGTCAGTCGAAGCGCACCTGCACGCTATGCTCGGCAAGTGCGTGATTCATTTGCATCCCGTTGCGGTCTTGTCTTTCGCCTGTGCCAAAAACGGCCGGGCCGAGCTCGAAAAACTGTTTAAAAATGAAAAGTTTCCTCCCCTTTGGGTCCCTTATGCACACCCCGGCTTTACACTCGCAAATAAATTTGCGAAATTGAACGCTGATTATCAGAATCGATTCGGCGTAAAACCTTCCGTCCTTTTTCTGCAGAAGCATGGACTTATTATTTCCGCCGATAGCCCCAACGCCGCTCTGCGACTGCTGCGCAGAGTCATAAATCGATGTGCCGGCAAATTAAAATACCCCAAAGCCACGAGGACAAAACCGCCAAATCAGCAAATCATTGCTGAAATAAAATCGTGTATTCACGATGCGCTCTATAATGCGACCGGCTGCTGCGCTGCGATAAGTTATTTTTACGACGACGAAATCGCGGCGTTTTGGCACAAAAAAAATGCACGGAAGCGGCTTTCTCCGCCGGCCTTGACGCCTGATGAATTGCTTTACGCCAACGGCCCGGCAATGTGGATAGAGGATTGTAATCCGAAAAGAATCGCACGCAGATTGAACCGGTTAATCAAAAAAGGTAAAAATCCCCCTGCTGCTTTTCTGGTTAAAGGCGCCGGACTGTTCGTTGCTGCAATAGATAAAATCGCTCCTGCCGTCAGGGACATTGTTAAAAACTCCTTCGTTATCCGCACCAATGCGTCCCGTTTCGGCGGCATTCTCGCTTTGAATAAACCTGAGCAGGACTTTATTAACCGCTGGGAGGCCGATGCTTTCCGAAAAAAACTGGCAAATGATGCCTCTCCTGTTGTATAA
- a CDS encoding dihydrolipoamide acetyltransferase family protein: MAKEIRLPQFGQTMEEGTIVDCPVKIGDEVRKGDCVFEIEIDKTTLEMESPADGFVKYILVEVGRTVPVGEPLIVLGGKDEKVPHSFLDSLKTAVAAKPATQPVYAPAATAGTPDIKAEVKVGKIIPLTKKQKLIADRMLKSKRELPCFYLTARADVTAMVELRDQLNKSADMKITYNDFIIKAVATGLQKFPLMTGQLAGNAINLPPSINIGLAVSTPDGLVVPVIKDVQKKNIMQIAADSAALIEKARNEKLLLTDLEGACITISNLGAFGIYSFIPIVIPGQCSILGIGQTTNVCVPDNGNVSIRKLMNMTLSVDHKIANGAYAAQFLDFTRKLLEDTSTFA, from the coding sequence ATGGCAAAGGAAATCAGACTACCACAATTCGGCCAAACGATGGAAGAAGGGACGATTGTTGACTGCCCCGTCAAAATCGGCGACGAGGTCAGGAAAGGCGATTGTGTTTTCGAGATAGAAATCGACAAAACGACCCTCGAGATGGAATCACCCGCCGACGGCTTTGTAAAATATATTCTTGTCGAAGTCGGCCGGACTGTCCCTGTCGGTGAGCCGCTAATTGTGCTCGGCGGTAAAGATGAGAAGGTCCCCCATAGTTTTCTTGATTCACTCAAAACCGCCGTTGCCGCAAAACCAGCCACGCAGCCCGTCTACGCCCCCGCTGCAACTGCTGGAACACCCGACATTAAGGCAGAAGTCAAAGTCGGAAAAATAATACCCCTGACAAAGAAGCAAAAATTAATCGCCGATAGAATGCTCAAATCGAAAAGAGAGCTCCCCTGCTTCTATCTGACCGCAAGGGCCGATGTTACCGCCATGGTCGAGCTGCGGGACCAATTAAACAAATCCGCCGACATGAAAATTACCTATAATGATTTTATTATAAAAGCCGTTGCAACGGGGCTGCAGAAATTTCCGCTTATGACAGGCCAATTGGCCGGCAATGCCATAAATCTCCCCCCTTCCATTAATATTGGGCTGGCCGTTTCGACCCCGGATGGCCTCGTCGTCCCTGTTATAAAAGACGTTCAGAAAAAGAATATAATGCAAATCGCCGCGGACTCAGCCGCCCTTATCGAAAAGGCCCGCAACGAAAAATTACTGCTCACCGACCTCGAAGGCGCATGCATTACCATCAGCAATCTCGGTGCTTTTGGAATATACTCCTTTATTCCGATAGTCATCCCCGGCCAGTGCAGCATCCTCGGCATCGGCCAAACAACCAACGTCTGCGTCCCGGATAATGGTAATGTTTCGATACGAAAGTTAATGAATATGACGCTTTCGGTGGACCACAAAATTGCAAACGGCGCTTATGCCGCTCAGTTCCTCGACTTCACAAGAAAACTGCTCGAAGATACTTCTACCTTTGCATAA
- a CDS encoding response regulator — MKKILVVDDEKDMLLVLEKRLIAEGYSVITTTKGRNAVSLAKSHHPDLVILDVVMPGMDGGEVAEKLKEHPLTRSIPVIFLTALLTKTEEFRGDHTISNNITFAKPVNIAELLARIKELLCSAATS; from the coding sequence ATGAAGAAGATATTGGTTGTCGATGATGAAAAAGATATGTTGTTAGTACTTGAGAAAAGATTAATAGCTGAGGGCTACTCCGTTATCACCACCACTAAAGGCAGGAACGCTGTAAGTTTAGCAAAATCGCACCATCCTGATCTTGTTATACTTGATGTGGTAATGCCGGGAATGGATGGCGGGGAGGTGGCGGAGAAACTGAAGGAGCATCCATTAACCAGAAGTATTCCCGTGATATTCTTAACGGCACTGCTGACAAAAACGGAGGAATTCCGGGGAGACCACACAATTAGCAACAATATCACTTTTGCAAAACCCGTTAATATAGCAGAATTGCTGGCTCGAATAAAAGAGCTTCTATGCAGTGCGGCGACCTCGTAA
- a CDS encoding GspE/PulE family protein, whose protein sequence is MYREESQVLLFEPDEMMQNLADYISSVERVHLNITDNIDMRIARMLPEYIAKRFCLVAVREKENRVVVAMANPLDLVACDTVRIKLNREITIAVSSKEEILNAIEAIYHDIDMEEQQLHSLTKPEERKCDAIEAVRIEAEAMKSPVIQFVDLMLKRAVKNRASDIHIEPQANSMIIRMRIDGALRKTAVPPEEMQAAVVVRIKVLSNMNIAERRLPQDGRFKVKVKDREIDIRVATIPAKYGEKVVMRLLDPTAVKLDINQLGFESKLLEEFKGALSQPHGIIIVTGPTGSGKSTTLYSALNYLKNPKKNITTVEDPIEYSMPEINQVQVKPEIGLDFASSLRAILRQDPDIILIGEIRDKETVDIAIQASLTGHLVLSTFHTNDAPAAITRLIFMGAEPYLLSSSLNLIIAQRLIRKICEHCKIQIELPEEVIKQLKITPEQTSSAVFCRGRGCKTCEGTGFLGRLPIFEFLPIDDDMRMELLGRADESEMRALALRKGYGGLFEDGISKVLQGLTTVEEVLGAVHTKGMNV, encoded by the coding sequence ATGTATAGGGAAGAAAGCCAGGTTTTACTGTTCGAACCGGATGAGATGATGCAGAATTTAGCCGACTACATCTCGTCAGTAGAGAGGGTACACCTTAATATCACTGACAACATAGACATGAGAATAGCCAGAATGCTGCCTGAATATATAGCAAAACGGTTCTGTCTTGTTGCGGTCCGAGAGAAGGAAAACCGCGTTGTAGTAGCTATGGCAAATCCTCTCGATTTGGTTGCGTGTGATACGGTTAGAATAAAGCTTAACCGCGAAATTACAATTGCCGTCAGTTCCAAGGAGGAAATTCTTAATGCCATAGAAGCGATTTATCATGACATTGATATGGAAGAGCAGCAATTGCATAGTTTGACAAAACCCGAAGAAAGAAAATGCGATGCCATAGAAGCTGTTAGAATCGAAGCAGAGGCGATGAAATCGCCCGTTATTCAGTTTGTTGATTTAATGTTAAAACGAGCGGTCAAAAATCGGGCAAGCGATATACATATCGAACCTCAGGCAAATTCAATGATTATTCGCATGCGAATCGATGGTGCGCTTCGGAAAACGGCAGTGCCTCCGGAGGAGATGCAAGCGGCGGTGGTTGTCAGGATAAAAGTTTTATCCAACATGAATATTGCCGAGCGCAGGCTGCCGCAGGACGGGAGATTTAAGGTGAAAGTGAAGGATAGAGAGATAGATATAAGGGTCGCAACAATCCCTGCAAAATACGGGGAAAAAGTCGTTATGAGACTGCTGGACCCGACGGCGGTAAAGCTCGATATAAATCAACTCGGATTTGAATCTAAACTTCTTGAAGAATTTAAGGGCGCATTGTCCCAGCCGCACGGCATTATAATTGTTACAGGGCCTACCGGCAGCGGCAAAAGCACCACATTATATTCGGCATTGAATTACCTCAAAAATCCGAAGAAGAATATTACTACTGTCGAAGACCCCATTGAGTACAGCATGCCCGAGATTAACCAAGTCCAGGTGAAGCCGGAAATCGGGCTTGATTTTGCATCGAGCCTGCGTGCCATCCTGAGACAAGACCCCGATATTATCCTGATAGGCGAAATTAGAGACAAAGAAACAGTTGATATTGCTATACAAGCATCTTTAACGGGGCACCTGGTTTTAAGCACGTTTCATACAAACGACGCACCGGCCGCGATAACAAGATTGATATTTATGGGTGCAGAGCCGTATTTGCTGTCTTCCTCACTGAATCTAATCATTGCTCAACGACTTATAAGGAAAATTTGTGAGCATTGCAAAATTCAGATAGAGCTTCCTGAAGAAGTTATAAAACAATTAAAGATTACACCTGAACAAACCAGCAGCGCCGTATTTTGTCGAGGCAGAGGCTGCAAAACATGTGAGGGGACAGGCTTTCTTGGCAGATTACCGATATTCGAGTTTTTACCCATAGATGATGATATGAGGATGGAGCTGCTTGGCCGTGCAGATGAGTCAGAAATGAGAGCCCTGGCTCTCAGAAAAGGTTACGGCGGATTATTTGAGGATGGAATCAGTAAAGTGTTACAGGGCCTTACTACCGTCGAAGAAGTGCTTGGCGCGGTACACACAAAAGGCATGAATGTTTAA
- a CDS encoding response regulator — protein sequence MVDDDEDALQMLGKRLTSEGYSVITAANGTNAIALAKSQHPDIIILDMLLPDIHAGEVTAILKDEEQTRDIPIIFLSGFFSKAEEAKKGHLINGQMMFAKPYDIQELRIAIEELVQEKKTSLKDEKQPSKDIKILLVDDEKDFLHVLDSRLKASGYDLAFAMDGLSAITVAKEETPDLIILDIGLPAGDGFYVMQRLSAIAQTAFIPVIIATSQDDPAVRKRALEAGAKAFLQKPIDKDELLDAIEKVFAAQKEY from the coding sequence ATTGTCGACGACGACGAAGACGCCCTGCAGATGCTTGGTAAAAGATTAACATCTGAAGGGTATTCTGTTATTACTGCGGCTAACGGCACGAACGCGATAGCTTTAGCAAAATCGCAGCACCCTGACATTATTATACTTGATATGCTATTGCCGGATATCCACGCGGGAGAAGTAACTGCGATACTCAAGGATGAAGAGCAAACCAGAGACATCCCAATAATATTTTTAAGCGGCTTTTTTTCAAAGGCGGAAGAGGCGAAAAAAGGGCACTTAATAAACGGTCAAATGATGTTCGCCAAGCCATATGACATCCAGGAATTGCGAATCGCCATTGAAGAGCTTGTACAGGAAAAGAAAACATCCTTAAAGGACGAGAAACAACCTTCAAAGGACATAAAGATACTGCTTGTCGATGATGAAAAAGATTTTTTGCACGTGTTAGATTCGCGATTAAAGGCGAGCGGCTATGATTTGGCTTTCGCAATGGACGGCCTGTCGGCAATTACCGTTGCGAAGGAAGAAACACCAGACCTGATTATTCTCGATATTGGTTTACCCGCGGGAGACGGCTTTTATGTTATGCAGCGGCTGTCCGCGATTGCTCAAACAGCTTTCATACCTGTAATAATCGCCACTAGTCAAGATGATCCAGCCGTCAGGAAGCGTGCACTTGAAGCCGGAGCAAAGGCCTTCCTGCAGAAACCTATCGATAAAGATGAGCTTTTAGATGCTATTGAAAAGGTGTTCGCCGCTCAGAAAGAATACTGA
- a CDS encoding response regulator: MYKKILVVDDENDLLKVTLLRLKKTGYEVFGCADGQGVLDMARQIIPDLIILDVYLPVINGDDVARILRKDDELKHIPVILISASTRALDEKAWGCGADAYLTKPFEPEELVGLVKEVLA; this comes from the coding sequence ATGTATAAAAAGATACTGGTTGTTGACGACGAGAACGACCTGCTGAAAGTTACATTACTTAGATTAAAGAAGACAGGTTATGAGGTATTCGGCTGTGCAGACGGGCAGGGGGTATTGGATATGGCGCGCCAAATTATACCCGATTTGATAATTCTTGATGTATATCTTCCGGTGATTAACGGCGACGATGTTGCCAGGATATTGAGGAAGGACGACGAGTTAAAGCATATCCCTGTAATTTTAATCTCTGCCAGCACCAGGGCTCTTGACGAAAAAGCATGGGGGTGCGGAGCGGACGCTTATCTTACCAAACCGTTTGAACCTGAAGAGCTGGTCGGCCTGGTAAAAGAGGTTCTGGCATAA
- a CDS encoding PAS domain S-box protein, translating to MVMREITDKQVEEMLRESEERLREAQKMAYLGYWVWDIKTGNVQWSEEVFRIFHLDPKEFTPQIDSIMKLSPWPEDHNRDKELIEKATKSREIGTYEQRFLYPDKSIGYYYSTFQGRYDAEGNLTVIVGTVQDITERKRAEDLLKDSEVRFRELFEHMSSAVAVYEPENDGDDFIFKDCNQALLNIEKVNKEEIIGRRVTEVFPSVKEFGIFEVFKRVYITGNAEHFPVGLYKDERISGWKENYIYKLPCGEIVAVYDDVTERKQAEEAMKTSEVRYRRLFETAQDGILILNAETGTIVDVNPFLVEMLGFSHEQFVGKAIWEIGLFKDIASNKDKFAELQQKKYVRYEDLPLETAGGQQIEVEFVSNIYTVDHHKVIQCNIRDITERKQLEKELKDNVEMKSKFISMASHELRSPLGVIKEGINLVLEGLAGGVNDEQRDLLATAKRNTDRLGRLINNVLDFQKIDSGKMGFDTRENDINEAVLEVNKTMSLAAKEKGLDLVVVADNGIPRTEFDKDKIIQVLTNLVSNAIKYTEKGSITISTKQEDNAVHVIVQDTGIGIKAEDIQKLFQAFEQLDSTRDKKGGGTGLGLAISKEIILAHKGRIWAESEPGKGSAFHFSIPMKIEEKKKIGEILVEEGKISEGDLKKVLEKQEKQE from the coding sequence ATGGTTATGCGCGAAATCACCGACAAACAAGTGGAGGAGATGCTGCGTGAAAGCGAGGAAAGGTTAAGAGAGGCCCAGAAAATGGCGTATTTGGGCTATTGGGTATGGGATATCAAAACAGGTAATGTGCAATGGTCGGAAGAAGTATTCCGAATTTTTCATCTCGACCCGAAAGAATTCACTCCCCAAATCGATTCGATTATGAAATTATCCCCATGGCCAGAGGACCACAATCGCGACAAGGAATTGATTGAAAAGGCGACGAAAAGTCGTGAAATCGGCACTTACGAACAACGGTTTCTTTATCCGGATAAAAGTATCGGATATTACTACTCAACTTTCCAGGGCAGGTATGATGCCGAAGGCAATCTTACAGTCATTGTCGGCACTGTTCAGGATATCACCGAACGCAAGCGTGCGGAAGACTTACTTAAAGACAGCGAAGTGAGATTCAGAGAACTGTTCGAACATATGAGCAGCGCCGTCGCGGTATACGAGCCGGAAAACGACGGAGACGATTTTATTTTTAAAGACTGCAACCAGGCTCTTTTGAACATTGAAAAAGTCAATAAGGAAGAGATCATAGGAAGAAGGGTAACGGAGGTTTTCCCGAGCGTAAAAGAGTTTGGGATATTCGAGGTATTTAAACGAGTATATATCACAGGAAATGCGGAGCATTTTCCAGTCGGCTTATACAAGGATGAGAGGATTTCCGGCTGGAAAGAAAACTATATTTACAAATTACCATGCGGGGAAATAGTTGCTGTTTATGATGATGTTACCGAGCGCAAGCAGGCGGAAGAGGCGATGAAAACCTCGGAGGTCCGGTATCGCCGGCTCTTTGAGACGGCGCAAGACGGAATTTTGATACTCAATGCCGAGACGGGGACGATAGTAGATGTGAATCCGTTCCTGGTCGAGATGCTGGGCTTCTCGCACGAACAGTTTGTGGGAAAGGCAATCTGGGAGATAGGTCTTTTTAAGGATATCGCCTCCAACAAAGACAAATTCGCGGAATTGCAGCAGAAGAAATACGTCCGTTACGAGGATTTGCCTCTGGAGACGGCTGGCGGGCAGCAGATTGAGGTGGAGTTCGTCAGCAACATCTATACAGTGGACCACCATAAGGTGATACAGTGCAACATCCGGGACATCACCGAGCGCAAGCAACTGGAAAAAGAGCTAAAAGACAATGTAGAGATGAAATCGAAGTTTATCTCTATGGCTTCACATGAACTGCGAAGCCCACTCGGCGTTATCAAAGAGGGCATAAATCTTGTTTTAGAGGGCTTGGCAGGGGGTGTTAATGATGAGCAGAGGGACCTTCTGGCTACCGCGAAAAGGAACACCGACAGACTGGGACGCCTGATAAATAATGTTTTGGATTTTCAGAAAATAGATTCGGGGAAAATGGGGTTTGATACCCGGGAAAACGATATTAATGAAGCGGTGCTGGAAGTCAATAAAACCATGAGTCTTGCGGCAAAAGAAAAGGGCCTGGATTTGGTGGTAGTCGCAGACAACGGCATACCCAGGACAGAGTTTGACAAAGACAAGATTATTCAGGTGCTTACTAATTTGGTGAGTAATGCCATAAAATATACTGAAAAGGGAAGCATTACTATCAGCACGAAGCAGGAAGATAATGCGGTGCATGTAATCGTGCAGGATACCGGCATTGGTATTAAAGCCGAAGATATACAAAAGCTTTTTCAGGCCTTCGAGCAATTAGACAGCACGAGAGACAAAAAAGGAGGCGGTACGGGCCTGGGGCTGGCGATTTCTAAAGAGATAATTCTCGCGCACAAAGGCAGAATCTGGGCAGAGTCAGAACCCGGTAAAGGGTCGGCATTTCATTTTAGTATTCCCATGAAGATTGAGGAGAAAAAGAAAATCGGAGAGATTCTTGTCGAAGAAGGAAAAATCAGCGAAGGCGATTTAAAAAAGGTATTGGAAAAGCAAGAAAAGCAGGAATGA
- a CDS encoding LapA family protein, translated as MKKFKIIAIAVVLLLVLIVTLQNTQSVETKILFAKTTMPIAFLLMLTFLFGFIAGLLTTLRLGSKIHEDPSA; from the coding sequence ATGAAAAAGTTTAAAATAATTGCGATTGCGGTTGTATTACTGTTGGTCCTGATAGTCACTTTACAAAACACTCAGTCTGTGGAGACCAAGATCCTTTTTGCCAAGACTACTATGCCGATAGCATTTTTGTTAATGCTCACTTTTTTATTTGGCTTTATTGCTGGCCTGCTCACTACGCTGCGCTTAGGCTCTAAGATCCACGAAGATCCCTCTGCGTAA
- a CDS encoding CerR family C-terminal domain-containing protein, producing MADQNASFQTENEVVTKDIRDRLLDAAEKLFSEHGFADTSVRDITAEANCNVAAVNYHFGSKEKLYADVWRRNLLLLRNNQLAGIEKVMSNNQSSPSLEDLLKSFAETFIGPLVNKTGSSRLLKLMMREMLDRHLPPNMFADEVIKPTLGAMQKALLKTCPGLDESRVALIVFSIVGQLIHAVRIRTMFGQSNGSNLPIFDFAEMIDHIIKFSAAGIRACAGEKTI from the coding sequence ATGGCAGACCAAAATGCCAGTTTTCAGACTGAAAATGAGGTTGTGACAAAGGATATACGAGACCGGCTACTCGATGCAGCTGAGAAATTGTTCAGTGAACACGGCTTCGCTGATACCAGTGTCCGTGATATAACCGCTGAGGCCAACTGCAATGTCGCTGCGGTCAATTACCATTTCGGCAGCAAAGAAAAATTGTATGCCGATGTCTGGCGTCGTAATCTACTTTTGCTGCGAAACAACCAGCTCGCAGGCATCGAAAAAGTAATGTCAAATAACCAGAGTTCTCCCAGTCTGGAAGACCTGTTGAAGTCCTTCGCAGAAACATTCATCGGCCCATTAGTGAACAAAACCGGAAGTAGCCGACTCCTCAAACTTATGATGCGGGAAATGCTGGATAGACACCTGCCGCCGAATATGTTCGCCGATGAGGTGATTAAACCCACTTTGGGCGCCATGCAGAAAGCTCTGCTTAAAACCTGCCCCGGCCTGGATGAATCACGAGTAGCTCTGATAGTATTTTCAATTGTCGGGCAACTGATACACGCAGTAAGGATAAGAACTATGTTTGGCCAAAGTAACGGAAGCAACCTGCCGATTTTTGATTTTGCTGAAATGATTGATCATATTATCAAATTTTCGGCGGCCGGGATTCGGGCTTGTGCAGGCGAAAAAACTATATGA